Part of the Caulifigura coniformis genome, CGAATCGAAGAACAGAATCCGGTGCTGCACGAGCGGCTGATCAGCGCACTGCAGCTGGCGAAGCTCAAATCGCCGCCTGCCGGAGCGTCGCCGCAGATGACGAACGCCGTAATTGAGCAGGGTGTCGCGGCCGCGCGTCAGCTGAACCTGGCATCGCTGCTCGACCGCAAACGGCTTGCCTGGAATGGAGCGCTGCTGGCCGTTGCGGTCGCCGCACTGGGGGGGACGGCCGCTGCCGGCATGATGAATGACACGATTGCTCTCTGGTTTCAGCGGAACCTGCTGCTGTCCGAACGGGAGTGGCCCCAGGATGTTCACTTCCAGATCGTGGGCGCGAAGGATGACGTCCTAATGGTTCCGCGCGGCGACGACTGGCTGCTGGAGGCGGAAGTTACCGAGGAGAGCCGTCGAGTTCCTGTCGAGGCGTGGCTTGAGATCCGCGGCGAGCGACAGCAGCGACGGATGGATTCCGTGGCCGCGGAGTCCAGGCGATTCCAGGTCCAACTGGCCGCAGTGAATGATCCGATCGAGTTCCGCATCGTCGAATCGAGTGCGGCGTCTGCCTGGACGAAGCTCGAAGTGGTCGACCGGCCTGAGGTCCGCGAACTTTCACTGACGGCGACTCCTCCGGCGTACACGAAGCAACCGGGCAACGCACTTCTGGCTGAAGGAGGGCCTTATCAGTTGCTCAAGGGGACGGCGCTGATGATCCGCGGGAATGCGTCGAAGCGGCTTTCAAAGGCGACGATCTCCCACGGGAAGACGTCGTCAGAGCTGAGTGTTTCGCCTGCCGGCGATTTTGAGATCGAGCTCGCGCCGGGAGACGTTCAGGACGGCGACTATGCGCTGACTCTCATGGACACGGAATCGATCCAGATGCCCGGCCGGTCCGAGCCGATGCCGCTGACGTCGCGCGTGCCCACGACGTTTCGTTTGAAGTTGCTCGGGGACAAGCCGCCGCAGGTGCAGGCGAAGCTGAAGGGAGTGAGCGGCGTGGTCACGACGCGCGCACTGATTCCGATCGAAGGGCGGCTTTCGGACGACTTCGCGCTGGCTGCGGCCCGACTGCAGCGTCGGCATCGGCTCGAGAATGCGGAGTCGGACGTGACGGGAACAATCGACCTCGCGGAATCGACGCAACTCGGCGGCGCTGTGGCCGACCTATCGGCTGAATTCGACCTCGAGCCGCTGGCGATTCCGCCGGGCGTGTCGGTTTCGTTCTTTGTCGAGGCGGACGACTTCAACGATGTGACCGGGCCGGGTGTTGGTCGGTCGTCGGTCTTCGTTGCGCGTGTCGTCACCGATGCGGAGTTTCGTGCGAGCCTGCTGGCGCGGGAGCGAGAACAGGCAGTGGAACTGGGGAAACGCCTGAAGCTGGAGGAGGAGTTGCTGACGGAGACAAAATCGCTCGATGCCGCCACCCGCGGCGTCACCGAACTGGAAGGACCTCAGCGGGATCAATTGGCCCGGATCAGAAAACGGCAGAAGACGATCGGAGAGGACGCGGCGAAAGTCGCCCGGAAGTTCGAAGAGATCGTCGCCGAGATCCGCAACAACCGGATCGAAGAAGTGGAACCGGCCCCGCTCCAGGCGCGTCTCAGGGACCGGATCATCGCGCCGCTGTGGAAGGTGTCGACGGACGAGGTCGATGCCGTCCTGCTTGCTCTCGATCAGACGACGAAGTCGATCCAGGTTCCGGCGGAACGGGGGAAGCGTTTGAATGAGGCCGCGACGGCGCAGCAACGGCTCGTCGACCGACTGAGGGAGATCCTGAGCCAGATGGAGCAGGCCCAGGGATTTCAGGAGGCGGTGAACCTGCTGCTGGAGGTTCAGAAGGCGCAGGAAGACGTTCTCAAAAGAACCGAGCAGGAAAAGCAGGACGCCATTCGCCGATTGCTCGAGCCAGGGAAGAGGAACTGAGCGCTGCGGGAGCGGGTGATGGATTGGAGTCGAGTGGACGTTGGTCTTGTTTGGGGAATTGATTGGGGTATCCTGAGAAGGCCCGGTCGCGGACCGTTTCAGGGCTTCAGGAGCACACCGATGGGGCGACGTTCGTTCTCAAACGCGTTATGGGTCTGCGCCGTCAGTCTCGCCTGCGGATTCTTGCCTGCGGCGGAGACGGCCACGCCGGTGGCTCCGGGGCCAAGCGCCGTGGGGGTGCGGCAGGAACGCGTCGCCGCGATGATGCAGGAACTCGACCAGCGTTTCCTGGCGCTGGCGAAGGCTCTCGAGAAAACCGAGCCGGAACGCGCGGAGCGGCTGCTGAAGGCGTTCGAAGAATCGAAGTCGACCCTGATTGAACCGCGGATGCGGCAGATCGTGGCACTGCTCGACGGGGCACAACTCGAGAACGCCGGACACGAAGAGGCGAAGATCCTGGAGGACGTCCGACGTCTCATCTCGATCCTGCTGAAAGAGGCGGATGAGCGGGAGAAGGATCGCGAAGAGATCGAGCGGCTCAAGAAGTGGCACCAGCAGATCACCATGATGGTGCGCGATGAACAGGCTCAGAAGGCCGAGAGTCGCAAGCTCGACCAGACCAAGGACGCCCTCGACACACTCGCGAAGCAGATCGCCGCCGTTGAGGAATTGCTGAAGCGGGAGAAGGAGCTTCTCCGGCAGACGGTCGTCACGGCTGCCGAGGGAGTGACCGGGCTGACGCAACTGGCCGCAAACCAGGAGCGCATCCGCCGCGATACGGAGTTTGTGAACTCGGAGATTTCGAAAGCGCGGCAGGCGGCCGAATCGGGAACGGCATCCGCCAAACCGGCTCCCGCTGCGGACCTCCCACCGGGGCCGGGGCAGAAGCCGTTGGCAGAGGCGGCGAAGCAGCAGAAGTCGGCCGAGGAACATCTCGCCGCGACGCAGGCGAAATCGGCCCGGACCGCTGAGGAGCAGGCTGTCAAAGAACTCGAGAAAGCTCTCGATGAGTTGAAGAAGGAAGAAGAGCGTCTGAAGTCGCCTCCGCCGGATGCGCTGGACAAGCTGGCCGAGAAGCAGGAAGCACTCGCGAAGAAAACGGAGTCGCTCAACGACCAGATTGCCAAGGCCGCGCAGGCCGGGAAGCCGGGCGAAGGGGCATGCTCAGCCTGTTCCAAGTGCCTTGGGGGGGCGTGCGAGTCGATGGCCTCCGCGGCCAGTTCACTGAAGAAGAAGTCGCCGGGGGCGGCGGCCGCCGAACAGAAGAAGGCGGAAGATCAGCTGAACGAGGCGAAGAAGGAAGTCGAGAAACGCCTTGCCGAACTGGGAGAAAAGCCGGAAGACGAAGCGCTCGAACGCCTGGAGACGATCTTCACCGAGATGCTGGCTCGCCAGCAGCCGGTCACGACACAGACTTCCGAGTTCCACCAGGAGCGGCAGGGTGCACAGGGAGAGCTGCGGCGGGCAGAACGGATCACGATCCGCAGGCTCAGTCAGGAGGAATCGGAACTGGCCGAGATGGCGGGTAAGGCCCTGAAGCTCATCGAAGAGGACGGGACCACGATTTCGTTTCCGGTGATCGTCTCGGACATGCAGGAAAGCCTGATGCAGATTTCGAACCGGATCGAGAAGCAGGAGACCGGCGAGACGACGCAGACGATGCAGAAAGAAGTGGAGAAGACGCTGGAGGAATTGATCGAAGCGCTGAAGGTCGCCCGGAAGGGGGGAGGAGGCGGAGGCAAAGGCGGGGGTAACTGCAAGCCGTGCCTGCTTCCCAATACGGCCGAACTGAAACTGCTTCGTCAGCTGCAGCTGCGCATCAACCGACGCACAGTCGACTTCCAGAATGCCCGGCCCCAGGGGGACCTGGATCAGCCGCGGCAGAAGGAGGTTCAGCGGATCGCGGGTTTGCAGAGGAATGTTGCGACGATGGTTCGTGAGATTCTCAGCCGACAGCAGGAGGCCGCTGGCGGCGGGTTGCAGTTCCCCGGTGTTGAACTTCTCAACCTGACCGAATAGGCGTCACGGAGATCAAGAGATGCTCACGTTCCTGATGTGCCTCCTGGTGGCCCCGGCGCCGGCGAATCGCGTTGTCGCTCCGGACGCGAAGTCCACCGTGATCGAGCGGTTCATCGAGTCACGGCAGGCGGACTCGTCAATCGCCGAGGAGGTGAAGTCCCGGGCTCTTTCGGCCGCTCGTGAGGCGGCAGGGAATCCCGAGACGCGGCAGGAGGCGATCACGGCGGGACTGAAGATTCTTTCTCCCGAATTCGAAGCAGGGCTGAAGAAACTGGCCGCTGAAGAAGCCACCGATGCCGGCAAGCTGCTGGCGCCGCTCACGGGGGCTGCGGATCCCTGGCTGGCCGCCGAGGCGCAGTTGTTCCTGGCGCGGGCGATGATGGTCGAAGGACGCTACGAAGATGCTTTGCCGATCGTGGCGGCGTTCATCGAGACGCATGGCGACACCACAGTCCGGCTGGGCGAAGCCTGGTTTCTGAAGGGGAAGCTGGAGGCGGGGGCCCTGAAGCGTGACGAAGCGACGGGCTCTCTCAAGAAGTTTCTGCGGGACTTTCCCGGTGAGCCGGGACGGATGCAGGGCGAAGCTCGCGCCACGCTTGTCGACCTCGAAGAAGCGGAGTCGGATCTGCTGACCGACATCCACACGAAGATGAATTTCTCCGAGCGACGATTGTCGCTGGAAGACTCGGGGCGCCGGACGCAGGAGGTGCAGGAGGATGTGGTTGCGCTGCTGGATGAGATGATCGAGGAACTCGAGAAGAAATGCGGAAACTGCAAAGGCTGCAAGGGGTCGTGCAGCAAGCCGGGTGGTTCGGGCATGGGAGGCTCGGCGCCGGGCATGAGCAGCGGCAGTTCCCAGGCCTCGCAGATCACCGAGCGCGATGCTCCCCGAACCCCCTGGGTCGACCTGACGGAGCGTCAGA contains:
- a CDS encoding tetratricopeptide repeat protein codes for the protein MLTFLMCLLVAPAPANRVVAPDAKSTVIERFIESRQADSSIAEEVKSRALSAAREAAGNPETRQEAITAGLKILSPEFEAGLKKLAAEEATDAGKLLAPLTGAADPWLAAEAQLFLARAMMVEGRYEDALPIVAAFIETHGDTTVRLGEAWFLKGKLEAGALKRDEATGSLKKFLRDFPGEPGRMQGEARATLVDLEEAESDLLTDIHTKMNFSERRLSLEDSGRRTQEVQEDVVALLDEMIEELEKKCGNCKGCKGSCSKPGGSGMGGSAPGMSSGSSQASQITERDAPRTPWVDLTERQNDPSVFNAAKSRVPVQYRGLVEQYYQSFGETQTK